In Fortiea contorta PCC 7126, one genomic interval encodes:
- a CDS encoding pectinesterase family protein yields the protein MSLCINTHCQKPQNLDDELFCQSCGSELLLQGRYRVIRQLGGGGFGLTFEITEVRSQIPKVLKVLINNQQKAVELFQQEAQVLSQLDHPGIPKVEQDGYFTYFPRNSQNPIHCLVMEKIVGMDLQKWMENRSLRPIDQTLAAQWLRELVTILHQVHIQNFFHRDIKPPNIMLRATGELALIDFGTARQVTQTYWLAQAQGQVTGIISSGFTPAEQMNGQAIPQSDFFALGRTLVYLLTGKQPTDSSIYNSYTDEIQWRNLVPNISPQLANLIDQMMARVPNQRPANTQAILQQLAEIEKSLQRSSPPLRPNPNPDPRPNQNQNQNQNQNLPTPDLSRRRIIKILGFGGLGLAGSALLYIFIPKTKSTLVVSSIGSGDYKTINEAIKNAQPGNTILVRPGLYQENLLVNKSIKIVGDGPREKIVIENTDSNCLILKAEEAEIRGLTINGLAGNKNKKFFAVDITEGKSILADCEITSNSLACIGIYGKTANPTIQQCQVHDGKSGGIYIYDRAQATLEECNVFNNAIMNVHIEDNSSALLQRCKIHDGKESGLVFRLNSQGTAEDCDIFGNGLANVAIGEDSNPLIQRCQIHDGKKAGVLAYKKSKGTVDSCNIFSNALSGVEIREGSTPVIRNCNINKNKYNAIYAYDQGGGTIENNDLTGNVRGAFDVDKTAKLQTIGNKVDPAPTATASPTATP from the coding sequence ATGAGCCTCTGCATCAATACTCACTGTCAAAAACCGCAAAATCTCGATGATGAACTCTTTTGTCAGAGCTGTGGTTCAGAATTACTATTGCAAGGCCGCTATCGTGTCATCCGTCAACTAGGCGGTGGTGGTTTCGGCTTGACTTTTGAGATTACCGAAGTCCGCAGCCAAATCCCCAAGGTGCTGAAAGTCCTCATTAATAATCAGCAAAAAGCAGTTGAGTTATTTCAGCAAGAAGCACAAGTATTAAGCCAGCTAGACCATCCCGGTATTCCCAAGGTAGAGCAGGACGGTTACTTTACATATTTTCCCAGAAATAGCCAAAATCCCATCCATTGTTTAGTAATGGAAAAGATTGTGGGGATGGATTTACAAAAATGGATGGAAAACCGCAGTCTGCGCCCCATTGACCAAACCTTGGCTGCTCAATGGCTCAGAGAATTAGTCACAATTCTTCATCAAGTACATATCCAGAATTTTTTCCATCGGGATATCAAACCACCCAATATTATGCTGAGAGCGACGGGTGAACTAGCGCTAATTGATTTTGGTACCGCGCGCCAAGTTACCCAGACCTACTGGTTAGCACAAGCTCAAGGCCAGGTGACGGGGATTATTTCCTCTGGTTTCACCCCAGCAGAACAAATGAACGGTCAAGCGATTCCCCAGTCAGATTTTTTTGCTTTGGGGCGCACCCTTGTTTATCTGCTCACAGGAAAACAACCGACTGACTCCTCGATTTATAACTCTTACACCGACGAAATCCAATGGCGAAATCTGGTTCCTAACATTTCTCCTCAGTTGGCGAACTTGATTGACCAAATGATGGCGCGTGTACCCAATCAGCGACCAGCTAACACCCAAGCTATTTTACAACAGTTAGCGGAGATTGAAAAAAGTTTACAGCGATCATCGCCGCCACTGCGTCCAAACCCAAATCCAGACCCGCGCCCAAACCAAAACCAAAACCAAAACCAAAACCAAAACTTACCAACACCAGATTTATCAAGACGACGAATAATTAAAATCCTTGGTTTTGGTGGCTTAGGATTGGCTGGTTCAGCGCTTTTATACATATTTATTCCCAAAACTAAATCAACTTTAGTAGTTTCTAGCATCGGCTCTGGAGACTACAAAACTATTAACGAAGCCATTAAAAATGCCCAACCAGGTAATACTATTCTTGTGCGTCCAGGTCTTTATCAAGAAAATTTGCTGGTCAACAAGTCAATCAAAATTGTTGGTGATGGACCCAGGGAAAAAATTGTCATAGAAAATACCGACTCCAATTGTCTGATTCTCAAAGCAGAAGAAGCCGAAATTAGAGGTTTAACCATTAATGGATTAGCAGGAAACAAAAATAAAAAGTTTTTTGCTGTCGATATCACAGAAGGAAAATCAATATTAGCAGATTGCGAAATCACTTCTAATTCCCTCGCCTGTATCGGTATCTACGGTAAAACCGCTAACCCAACTATCCAACAATGCCAAGTCCATGATGGTAAATCAGGCGGTATTTATATATATGATCGCGCCCAAGCAACATTAGAAGAATGTAATGTTTTTAATAACGCTATTATGAACGTGCATATTGAAGATAACAGCAGTGCATTATTACAAAGATGCAAAATTCATGATGGTAAAGAAAGTGGTTTAGTTTTTCGTTTAAATAGTCAAGGAACCGCAGAAGATTGTGATATTTTTGGTAATGGTTTGGCGAATGTAGCCATAGGCGAAGATAGTAATCCTCTTATTCAACGCTGCCAAATTCATGATGGTAAAAAAGCCGGCGTTCTTGCTTACAAAAAGTCTAAAGGTACAGTAGATAGTTGTAATATTTTTAGTAATGCTCTATCGGGGGTCGAAATCAGAGAGGGTAGCACCCCTGTGATCCGCAACTGCAATATCAATAAAAATAAATATAATGCTATCTATGCTTATGACCAAGGTGGAGGCACGATTGAGAACAATGATTTAACAGGTAATGTGCGCGGTGCTTTCGACGTTGATAAAACTGCCAAACTCCAAACTATTGGCAATAAAGTTGATCCGGCTCCTACCGCTACCGCTTCTCCCACCGCTACACCATAA
- a CDS encoding iron-containing redox enzyme family protein, with translation MHNNLVIFPTPKAEGKCTQVAQKTVTQYDDGERLFLELLATEDLDAQLAKLAVEAREFEEVLRAAISAAYESGDGEEQAHLFLQRILYRINRLKLFWYDDLRLYSNERSLYLASCQHEIEAAWQSWELGYVDIPALQQLNVKQALIDRAVEDLDPELSADSRYIREEMSLAGYCHLLAIASFDGLVEGSRLSRVLGGVANEVQCTLVRVLLEEYGNGRLSRKHSTFFAQMLAELGMSTQPEGYFDLVPWEVLACANQNFLTTECKRYFLRYCGALTYFEVAGPAAYKNYLAAAQRLLLSAAAMGYWDLHIREDERHGRWMLDDVALPLAAQYADDGWELVLGYDQEKIMSDRAAKAVVRSIRLR, from the coding sequence ATGCACAATAATTTAGTGATTTTCCCTACCCCGAAAGCTGAGGGGAAGTGTACTCAAGTAGCACAAAAAACTGTTACCCAGTATGACGATGGGGAGCGACTGTTTTTAGAACTGTTAGCGACTGAGGATTTAGATGCTCAGTTAGCAAAATTAGCGGTGGAGGCGAGGGAGTTTGAGGAGGTGCTCAGGGCGGCTATCAGCGCGGCTTATGAAAGCGGTGATGGTGAGGAGCAAGCCCACCTATTTCTGCAGAGGATACTTTACCGAATTAATCGGTTGAAGCTGTTTTGGTATGACGATTTGCGGCTTTATAGCAACGAGAGATCGCTTTATTTAGCTTCTTGTCAGCATGAGATTGAAGCTGCTTGGCAAAGTTGGGAGTTAGGATACGTTGATATACCTGCATTACAACAGCTAAATGTCAAGCAAGCGCTGATTGACCGCGCGGTTGAGGATTTAGACCCGGAGTTATCAGCCGATAGCCGCTATATCCGCGAGGAGATGAGCTTGGCTGGTTATTGTCATTTGTTAGCGATCGCTTCTTTTGATGGTTTGGTGGAAGGTAGTAGGTTGTCGCGGGTGTTGGGTGGTGTGGCGAATGAGGTGCAGTGCACTTTGGTGCGGGTGTTGCTGGAAGAATACGGTAATGGTCGCTTATCTCGCAAACACTCGACCTTTTTTGCTCAAATGTTAGCTGAGTTGGGGATGAGCACTCAACCGGAGGGGTATTTTGATTTGGTGCCTTGGGAAGTGTTGGCTTGTGCTAATCAGAATTTTTTGACTACGGAGTGTAAGCGTTATTTTTTGCGTTACTGCGGGGCGTTGACTTATTTTGAGGTAGCTGGCCCAGCGGCGTATAAGAACTATTTAGCTGCGGCCCAGAGGCTGTTGCTATCTGCAGCGGCGATGGGTTATTGGGACTTGCACATCAGAGAAGATGAGCGTCATGGTCGTTGGATGTTGGATGATGTGGCGTTACCTTTAGCAGCCCAGTATGCGGACGATGGGTGGGAATTGGTATTGGGCTATGACCAAGAAAAAATTATGAGCGATCGGGCTGCGAAAGCTGTTGTGCGCTCAATCCGCTTGCGTTGA
- a CDS encoding peptidoglycan D,D-transpeptidase FtsI family protein → MQKSPRKFRNFRPPEFTRRRQNSQRGSVDVSNAHTQEQRPDIKTRLFIVWGVLMAAGLGLGVNLYQLQIVRGAKLKERARNQQMVNLRPFIPRRPVLDRSNNVLAVDRPVYTIYAHPKLFDKSNEDMALRLAPILNRDAAELVKIFAAKKSGITLAATLPEGVADRLISMRLNGLEFTQKYLRFYPQDDLVADVVGYVNLDRRGQAGVEYSQEKWLERTGQTVKLSRAGNGALMPDHAPSGFLNFDDWRLQLTIDTRLQRAARSALKQQMEKFGAKRGAVIVMDASDGAILSLVSQPTYNSNEYSQADIALFKNWAVADLYEPGSTFKPLNVAIALENGIIKPDDVFNDSGAIQVGDRTIKNAQNKRYGQINIAQILQHSSNIGMVQIIQRLRPNIYYNWLERLGLGQTAETDLPFEVASRLKSQEEFMTTPIEPATTSFGQGFSLTPLQLVQMHGALANGGKLVTPHVVRGMIDSKGQMHHAPTRPAPRQIFSAATAQRVVEMMETVVAEGTGKVAKIPGYRIAGKTGTAQKASSTGGYQVGARITSFVGILPVDSPRYVVLALVDEPKGENAYGSTVAAPIVKSVMEALIPIEQIPPSQPIQAPN, encoded by the coding sequence ATGCAGAAGTCACCAAGAAAATTCAGAAATTTTCGGCCTCCAGAGTTCACTAGGCGGAGGCAGAATTCTCAAAGAGGTTCGGTAGATGTATCAAATGCTCATACTCAAGAGCAGAGGCCTGATATTAAAACCAGATTATTCATCGTCTGGGGCGTATTAATGGCGGCGGGGTTGGGGTTAGGAGTTAATTTGTATCAGTTGCAAATTGTGCGGGGCGCGAAGTTGAAGGAGAGGGCGCGTAACCAGCAGATGGTAAATTTGCGGCCGTTTATTCCCCGTCGGCCAGTGCTGGATCGCAGTAATAATGTGTTGGCTGTTGACCGCCCTGTGTACACTATCTATGCTCATCCCAAGCTGTTTGACAAGTCAAATGAGGATATGGCGCTGCGGCTGGCGCCGATATTGAATAGAGATGCGGCTGAGTTGGTGAAAATTTTTGCTGCTAAAAAAAGCGGAATTACGTTAGCTGCAACTTTACCGGAGGGAGTGGCTGACCGCTTAATTTCGATGCGTTTAAATGGTCTAGAATTCACTCAAAAATATTTGCGTTTTTATCCACAAGATGATTTGGTGGCTGATGTGGTGGGCTATGTGAATCTTGACCGTCGTGGTCAAGCTGGGGTGGAATATAGTCAAGAAAAGTGGTTGGAGCGGACGGGTCAAACTGTCAAGTTGAGTCGAGCGGGTAATGGGGCGTTGATGCCTGACCATGCGCCGTCAGGGTTTTTAAATTTTGATGATTGGCGGTTGCAGTTGACTATTGACACTCGCTTGCAACGGGCGGCGCGTTCTGCACTCAAGCAACAAATGGAAAAGTTCGGTGCTAAACGCGGGGCGGTGATTGTGATGGATGCGTCGGATGGCGCGATTTTGTCTTTGGTTTCTCAGCCGACGTATAACTCTAACGAGTATTCTCAGGCTGATATTGCTTTATTTAAAAATTGGGCGGTGGCGGATCTGTATGAGCCGGGGTCAACTTTTAAGCCGTTAAATGTGGCGATCGCTCTGGAAAATGGCATCATCAAACCAGATGATGTTTTTAATGATTCTGGAGCGATTCAAGTAGGCGATCGCACGATTAAAAATGCTCAAAATAAGCGGTATGGGCAAATCAACATTGCCCAAATTCTCCAGCATTCTAGCAATATTGGCATGGTGCAAATCATCCAACGGTTGCGGCCTAATATCTATTACAACTGGCTGGAACGGTTAGGTTTAGGTCAAACTGCGGAAACAGATTTGCCGTTTGAGGTTGCTAGTCGGCTCAAGAGTCAAGAGGAATTTATGACTACGCCTATTGAACCAGCTACTACTTCTTTTGGTCAGGGTTTTTCTCTCACGCCGTTACAGTTGGTGCAGATGCATGGAGCTTTGGCTAATGGTGGTAAGTTGGTAACGCCGCATGTTGTGCGGGGGATGATTGACTCTAAAGGGCAGATGCATCATGCACCGACTCGCCCCGCACCACGGCAAATTTTCTCGGCGGCGACAGCGCAACGAGTGGTAGAAATGATGGAAACTGTGGTGGCTGAAGGTACGGGTAAGGTAGCGAAGATTCCTGGATATCGGATTGCGGGGAAAACCGGGACGGCGCAAAAAGCCAGCAGCACGGGTGGTTATCAGGTCGGCGCGAGAATCACGAGCTTTGTGGGCATTTTACCTGTGGATTCTCCCCGTTATGTGGTTTTGGCTTTGGTGGATGAACCGAAGGGTGAAAACGCTTATGGTTCGACGGTGGCTGCACCGATTGTTAAGTCGGTGATGGAAGCGTTAATTCCGATTGAACAAATTCCCCCTAGTCAGCCAATACAAGCGCCTAATTAA
- a CDS encoding glutathione S-transferase family protein → MLLLQFSTSHYCRKARLALGYKKIKYEVENLTPGLHILKVKPLTGLTTVPVLLPQISGQPEAIADSTQIFKFLENYQPTPSLFLPDQEQQTEAWMLEDWLDESIGTATRFVYYQYRAGEGKQIDPSLASQIVIAVVRQQYKITDASVKLATNRIATALEVLSLRWRRSDYLVGNQLSVADIAAAALLSPLALIPYYNQNYPWLFAHIRQIHQLCGATLPPGLTGNGKTAT, encoded by the coding sequence ATGTTGTTATTGCAATTTAGTACTTCTCACTATTGCCGCAAAGCCCGTTTAGCTTTGGGCTATAAGAAAATCAAATATGAAGTGGAAAATCTGACTCCTGGCTTGCATATCCTCAAAGTTAAGCCCTTAACTGGTTTGACCACAGTACCAGTATTGTTACCCCAGATTAGTGGACAGCCAGAAGCGATCGCTGACTCAACACAAATTTTTAAGTTTCTCGAAAACTACCAACCAACACCGTCGCTATTTTTACCTGACCAAGAACAGCAAACTGAAGCTTGGATGTTAGAAGATTGGTTAGATGAAAGCATTGGCACAGCAACGCGGTTTGTTTACTATCAGTACCGGGCTGGCGAAGGTAAACAAATTGACCCGTCTTTAGCTAGTCAGATCGTCATCGCCGTAGTCCGACAACAGTATAAAATCACCGACGCTAGCGTAAAATTAGCTACTAATAGAATAGCCACAGCCTTAGAAGTATTATCACTCCGCTGGCGCCGAAGTGATTATTTGGTAGGTAATCAGTTGAGTGTGGCTGATATTGCTGCGGCGGCTCTGCTCAGTCCTTTAGCACTGATTCCCTACTACAATCAAAATTATCCTTGGCTATTTGCCCACATTAGGCAAATTCATCAATTGTGTGGCGCAACACTACCACCAGGATTGACTGGAAATGGGAAAACGGCGACATGA